The following are from one region of the Coriobacteriia bacterium genome:
- a CDS encoding ATP-dependent helicase: MEPVPGTPADPRHTLYADLTDEQAEAAGAGDEPLLIVAGAGTGKTATLAHRVAHLVAGGAEPGRILLLTFTRRAAGEMLRRAEGLLERSGHERIKATGSRVWGGTFHSVGSRLLRLHARDIGLEPDFTILDRSDAEDLIHRCRTALSLGSGASRFPQKATCLDIYSRCVNANEPLADVVRSRFPWCRNAQGGLATLFEAYTCEKERQRVLDYDDLLLFWHALLAEPASGDRVRERFDHVLVDEYQDTNTVQAQIVELLRPDGRGVTCVGDDAQAIYSFRAATVRNILEFPARYPRANIVTLTRNHRSTRPILDATNAIMAEAAQRYEKNLWTEREGGGRPVLLTCRDEAEQTRWIADRVLEHREQGTPLSGQAILFRAQHHAADLELELSRRSIPYRKYGGLRFVEMAHVKDLVSFLRIAQNPRDSTAALRVLSLVPGIGPKTASSLVSRLDSAEGDFEAWVTADVPEAASGIWPALVGVLRGLAGSDGEVPAQVHAVRTVLAPLVELRYDNALARLADLEQIENIAGRSPDRASLLAELAVDPPAWTSDLAGPPLLDEDWLVLSTMHSAKGLEFDVVYVMHAADGNIPSDMATGSADEIEEERRLFYVACTRARRHLYVTHPLRYYKAGNPATDVHGYAQRTRFVTERVAPLFVEEQASSDTPAPDKPMSPAAAIDPRSAVRRLWE; this comes from the coding sequence ATGGAGCCCGTCCCCGGAACCCCCGCCGACCCTCGGCACACGCTGTATGCAGACCTCACGGACGAGCAGGCCGAGGCGGCGGGCGCGGGCGATGAACCGCTGCTCATAGTCGCCGGCGCCGGCACCGGCAAGACCGCGACGCTGGCGCACCGCGTGGCCCACCTCGTGGCGGGCGGTGCCGAACCGGGACGCATACTGCTGCTCACGTTCACCCGCAGGGCGGCCGGCGAGATGCTCCGCCGTGCCGAAGGCCTTCTTGAGCGCTCCGGTCACGAACGCATCAAGGCCACTGGGTCGCGCGTGTGGGGCGGCACGTTTCACTCCGTGGGTTCGCGGCTGCTCAGGTTGCATGCCCGAGACATCGGACTCGAACCCGACTTCACGATTCTTGACCGCTCAGACGCCGAGGACCTCATCCACCGATGCCGCACGGCGCTCTCGCTGGGAAGCGGCGCATCGCGGTTCCCCCAGAAGGCGACATGCCTCGACATCTACTCTCGCTGTGTCAACGCCAACGAGCCGCTCGCCGATGTTGTGCGCAGCCGCTTCCCGTGGTGCCGCAACGCGCAGGGCGGACTGGCGACGCTCTTCGAGGCGTACACGTGCGAGAAGGAACGGCAACGCGTACTCGACTACGACGACCTGCTGTTGTTCTGGCACGCGTTGCTCGCCGAGCCGGCATCGGGCGATCGCGTGCGCGAGCGCTTCGATCACGTGCTCGTGGACGAGTACCAGGACACCAACACGGTGCAGGCGCAGATCGTGGAACTGCTGAGACCGGACGGCCGGGGCGTGACGTGCGTGGGGGATGACGCCCAGGCCATCTACTCGTTTCGCGCAGCCACGGTGAGAAACATCCTCGAGTTCCCCGCGCGATACCCCCGTGCCAACATCGTCACGCTGACGCGCAACCACCGTTCGACCCGCCCCATCCTCGACGCCACCAACGCGATCATGGCGGAAGCCGCCCAGCGCTATGAAAAGAACCTGTGGACCGAGCGCGAAGGCGGAGGTCGCCCGGTGCTGCTCACCTGCCGCGATGAGGCCGAACAGACCAGGTGGATCGCCGACCGAGTGCTCGAGCATCGCGAACAGGGGACACCCCTCTCGGGTCAAGCCATCCTCTTCCGTGCCCAGCATCATGCGGCCGACCTGGAGCTGGAGCTGTCCCGGCGATCGATTCCCTACCGAAAGTACGGAGGGCTGCGTTTCGTGGAGATGGCGCACGTGAAGGACCTCGTGTCCTTCTTGCGTATCGCCCAGAACCCACGCGACTCGACCGCTGCGCTCCGCGTGCTTTCGTTGGTTCCCGGCATCGGGCCGAAGACGGCCTCGTCCCTCGTGTCCCGCCTCGACAGTGCTGAGGGCGATTTCGAGGCGTGGGTGACCGCGGATGTGCCCGAGGCCGCGTCCGGTATCTGGCCCGCACTCGTCGGCGTGCTCCGGGGGCTGGCTGGCTCGGATGGCGAAGTCCCGGCCCAGGTGCATGCGGTGCGCACGGTGCTCGCGCCGCTCGTGGAGCTGCGCTACGACAACGCCTTGGCCCGGCTCGCCGATCTCGAGCAGATCGAGAACATCGCCGGCCGCTCCCCCGATCGGGCGTCACTGCTCGCAGAGTTGGCTGTTGATCCCCCGGCGTGGACAAGTGACCTTGCGGGGCCACCGCTGCTCGACGAGGACTGGCTCGTGCTCTCGACGATGCACTCAGCCAAGGGGCTCGAGTTCGATGTGGTCTACGTGATGCACGCCGCAGACGGCAACATCCCCTCGGATATGGCCACGGGATCCGCCGACGAGATCGAAGAGGAGCGGCGCCTCTTCTACGTGGCGTGCACGCGAGCGCGGCGCCACCTGTACGTGACGCACCCCTTGCGCTACTACAAAGCAGGAAACCCGGCCACCGACGTGCACGGATACGCGCAACGCACGCGATTCGTAACCGAGCGCGTGGCGCCGCTCTTCGTCGAGGAGCAAGCGTCGTCCGACACGCCAGCGCCCGACAAGCCGATGTCCCCGGCCGCGGCCATCGACCCACGGAGCGCAGTGCGACGCCTGTGGGAGTAA
- a CDS encoding TIGR00730 family Rossman fold protein: MTEDPNPGAEQVDERHDPDRPPEEPPVSRHHDPARRRPSLLDQVSGVEAAFLQGEQAHHDDLESAVRYFLEFLRGFEFMQMDRPCVTVFGSARFKEGHRYYEQARELGAHLAGHGYAVMTGGGPGIMEAANRGCKEAGGLSIGCNIMLPHEQDPNPYLDRYMEFEHFFVRKVMLVKYSCAFAVMPGGFGTLDEVFETITLMQTEKIDSFPVVLVGGEFWRQMRGFFDRVLVSAGTINREDLALLGFADSVEDACAYIRSHPRGCERGDF; encoded by the coding sequence GTGACTGAGGACCCGAATCCCGGCGCCGAGCAGGTGGACGAGCGCCACGACCCGGATCGGCCGCCGGAAGAGCCCCCCGTCTCCAGGCACCACGACCCGGCCCGGCGTCGGCCTTCGCTTCTCGATCAAGTTTCCGGTGTCGAGGCCGCGTTTCTCCAAGGCGAGCAGGCACACCACGACGATCTTGAGAGCGCGGTTCGCTACTTCCTCGAGTTCCTGCGCGGATTCGAGTTCATGCAGATGGACCGTCCCTGCGTGACGGTCTTCGGGTCGGCACGCTTCAAGGAGGGCCACCGGTACTACGAGCAGGCCCGCGAGCTCGGTGCGCATCTGGCGGGTCACGGGTATGCGGTCATGACCGGTGGTGGGCCGGGCATCATGGAGGCGGCCAACCGGGGCTGCAAGGAGGCCGGCGGTCTGTCGATCGGCTGCAACATCATGCTGCCGCACGAGCAGGACCCCAACCCGTATCTTGACCGCTACATGGAGTTCGAGCACTTCTTCGTTCGCAAGGTGATGCTGGTCAAGTACTCGTGCGCCTTCGCCGTCATGCCCGGCGGCTTCGGCACCCTCGATGAGGTGTTCGAGACGATCACCCTGATGCAGACTGAGAAGATCGACAGCTTCCCGGTGGTGCTCGTCGGCGGCGAGTTTTGGCGTCAGATGCGGGGGTTCTTCGACCGCGTGCTTGTCAGCGCGGGGACGATCAACCGCGAGGACCTCGCACTGCTGGGCTTCGCCGACAGCGTCGAAGATGCGTGCGCCTATATCCGGTCACATCCGCGCGGTTGCGAGCGCGGCGACTTCTGA
- a CDS encoding alcohol dehydrogenase catalytic domain-containing protein — translation MAETMRAGVYHNNTDVRVEEMPIPGIGPGEVLMRVRASGICGSDVLEWYRVPKAPLVLGHEVAGDIVEVGEGVDKVRVGDRVAVSHHVPCNACPMCLAGFHTACHTLHTTNFDPGGFAEFVRVPGLQTDRGVLVLPETVSYEDGTFIEPLGCVSRAQTRAGVRPGSTVLVIGSGISGLLHIRLARALGAGRVFATDVSPYRLEWAKRSGASEAFDAIEAGEKLPELLRQVNGGRLADLVILCTGAPSAIDQGLACLENGATFVVFAVPAPGEQHPMPLNELWRREVTIRTAYGAAPNDLQTALDLIATGRVRVDDLITHRLPLSRIQEGFGLVADADESVKVVIEL, via the coding sequence GTGGCCGAGACCATGCGGGCCGGGGTTTACCACAACAACACGGACGTTCGCGTTGAGGAGATGCCCATACCGGGTATCGGGCCTGGCGAAGTGCTCATGCGGGTGCGCGCTTCCGGCATCTGTGGCTCGGATGTGCTCGAGTGGTACCGCGTTCCGAAAGCGCCGCTCGTTCTCGGACACGAGGTCGCCGGCGACATCGTCGAAGTAGGCGAGGGCGTAGACAAGGTGCGTGTCGGCGACCGGGTCGCCGTCTCGCACCACGTCCCGTGCAACGCGTGCCCGATGTGCCTCGCCGGCTTCCATACCGCCTGCCACACGCTCCACACCACCAACTTTGATCCCGGCGGATTCGCCGAGTTCGTCCGGGTGCCGGGGTTGCAGACCGACCGGGGCGTGCTCGTTTTGCCCGAAACGGTGAGCTACGAGGACGGGACGTTCATCGAGCCTCTGGGCTGCGTCTCGCGCGCCCAGACGCGCGCCGGGGTGCGGCCGGGCTCGACGGTGCTTGTCATCGGGAGCGGTATATCGGGGCTGCTGCACATCAGGCTCGCTCGGGCGTTGGGCGCTGGCCGCGTCTTTGCCACCGACGTGAGCCCTTACCGGCTCGAGTGGGCCAAGCGCAGCGGCGCCAGTGAAGCCTTCGACGCAATCGAAGCCGGCGAGAAGCTGCCCGAACTGCTGCGGCAGGTGAACGGGGGCCGCCTCGCTGACCTCGTCATCCTGTGCACCGGCGCGCCCTCGGCCATCGACCAAGGCCTGGCGTGCCTAGAGAACGGAGCGACCTTCGTTGTCTTCGCCGTGCCCGCACCCGGCGAGCAGCATCCCATGCCGCTCAATGAGCTGTGGCGCCGAGAGGTCACCATCCGCACCGCGTACGGCGCGGCGCCCAATGACCTGCAGACCGCGCTCGATCTCATCGCTACCGGGCGCGTTCGCGTGGACGACCTCATCACCCACCGCCTGCCGCTGAGTCGCATCCAGGAGGGTTTTGGTCTCGTGGCCGATGCTGATGAGTCTGTGAAGGTCGTCATCGAGCTGTAG
- a CDS encoding PDDEXK nuclease domain-containing protein → MDSTNDAVVAPDEGALFGDVAGLIDGARTRAAAAVNGELVMLYWSVGKRIREDVLGGRRAAYGQDVVKRLALRLTKRYGRGWSWQSLFRMMKFAEVYPTTEIFSTVSRILTWSQFSELLTLADKCQREFYATSAACEHWSVRTLRERIASRLYERTLAAVGSEDALQAQMAALDQAGDGASEAVTSSAILLRDPYVLDFLGLPSEHSEAELEDAILDQMQRFLLELGAGFAFVERQKRMPVDGRDYRLDLLMYHIHLRCYVAIELKNRPLEPADFGQMTFYLRWLAAYENREGDAAPLGIVLCAQRGPEQVRLMGLDDGEVRAASYVVEPVRASLARALEA, encoded by the coding sequence ATGGATTCAACGAACGATGCAGTGGTCGCGCCCGACGAAGGGGCGCTGTTCGGCGATGTGGCCGGCCTGATCGACGGGGCACGCACACGCGCAGCGGCAGCGGTGAACGGCGAATTGGTGATGCTGTATTGGAGCGTTGGCAAGCGGATTCGCGAAGATGTGCTCGGCGGCCGACGGGCGGCGTACGGGCAGGACGTTGTGAAGCGACTGGCTCTTCGGCTCACAAAGCGCTACGGGCGCGGGTGGAGTTGGCAGAGCTTGTTCAGGATGATGAAGTTCGCTGAGGTCTACCCGACTACGGAGATATTCTCGACAGTGTCGAGAATATTGACGTGGAGCCAATTCTCCGAGCTCCTCACCTTGGCTGACAAGTGCCAACGCGAGTTCTACGCGACTTCAGCAGCCTGCGAGCACTGGAGCGTACGCACTTTGCGCGAGCGCATCGCAAGCAGGCTCTACGAGCGAACGCTGGCGGCGGTGGGCTCGGAGGATGCTCTTCAGGCGCAGATGGCGGCGCTCGACCAAGCCGGCGATGGTGCATCGGAGGCGGTCACGTCTAGCGCCATTCTCTTGCGCGATCCCTACGTCCTCGACTTCCTGGGCCTGCCGTCGGAGCACTCCGAGGCTGAGCTCGAAGACGCGATCCTCGACCAGATGCAGCGTTTCCTCTTGGAGCTGGGCGCGGGGTTCGCCTTTGTCGAGCGTCAGAAGCGTATGCCGGTCGACGGGCGCGACTACCGGCTTGATCTGCTCATGTACCACATCCACCTGCGCTGCTATGTGGCCATCGAGCTCAAGAACCGACCGCTCGAGCCCGCCGATTTCGGCCAGATGACGTTCTACCTGCGGTGGCTGGCGGCGTACGAGAACAGGGAGGGCGACGCAGCACCGCTGGGCATCGTGCTGTGCGCGCAGCGGGGTCCGGAACAAGTGCGGTTGATGGGCCTCGACGACGGCGAGGTGAGAGCGGCGAGCTACGTTGTCGAGCCGGTGCGGGCGAGTCTGGCGCGAGCGCTGGAGGCGTGA
- a CDS encoding type ISP restriction/modification enzyme — MMMTGNRIVGPDARAKLLGASRFEDSRLVRFTFKPFDVRWCYLDNIRPLFSEPSPQLIAEQGCGARFFVTRDAADKLDEGIPFVWASAVCDYHALDGEARHFPVSLKRPSGGLLGENPIRVPNTSRLAQGYLGSVGAADHSYLCEHALAIGYSTAYLSENRDGIRTDWPRIPLPSTSSAFDASAALGARVAELLDPSQPFSGGIRLGALSAAAGGSLDPATDLAVTARWGVAGRGGICMPSTGKLNEREYTADELSAIAGHATALGMTRGESVALLGETCFDVHLNDLAYWRCVPSAVWRYTIGGYQVIKKWLSYREHALLGRDLKVDEARYVTEMVRRIAALVLMGPELDTNYERVKADTWEWGK, encoded by the coding sequence ATGATGATGACGGGCAACCGTATAGTCGGCCCCGATGCACGAGCGAAGCTTCTTGGCGCATCGCGCTTCGAAGACAGCCGACTTGTGCGGTTCACCTTCAAGCCATTCGATGTGCGCTGGTGCTACCTGGACAACATCAGACCCCTCTTCAGCGAGCCCAGCCCGCAACTGATTGCCGAGCAAGGATGCGGAGCTCGCTTCTTCGTCACGCGTGACGCCGCAGACAAGCTGGATGAAGGGATTCCATTCGTCTGGGCGAGCGCAGTCTGTGACTACCACGCGCTTGATGGGGAGGCCCGTCACTTTCCGGTTTCGCTGAAGCGGCCTTCTGGCGGGCTCCTCGGCGAGAATCCCATACGCGTTCCGAACACTTCACGGCTGGCGCAAGGCTACTTGGGAAGCGTCGGCGCGGCGGATCACTCGTATCTCTGCGAGCACGCTCTGGCGATTGGGTACTCAACTGCCTACCTGTCCGAAAATCGTGATGGCATCAGGACGGACTGGCCGCGAATCCCGCTGCCTTCGACCTCGAGTGCATTCGACGCTTCGGCCGCCCTCGGCGCTCGAGTCGCCGAGCTGCTCGACCCGAGCCAGCCCTTCTCTGGCGGCATTCGGCTTGGCGCTCTGTCCGCCGCCGCTGGGGGCTCTCTCGACCCCGCCACCGACCTCGCTGTCACCGCGCGATGGGGCGTCGCCGGCAGGGGCGGCATCTGCATGCCCTCGACCGGCAAGCTTAACGAGCGCGAGTACACCGCCGACGAACTCTCGGCAATTGCGGGACACGCGACCGCCCTCGGGATGACGCGCGGCGAGTCGGTCGCCCTACTCGGCGAGACGTGTTTCGACGTCCACCTAAACGATTTGGCGTATTGGCGCTGCGTTCCTTCGGCCGTGTGGCGCTACACCATCGGTGGCTACCAGGTCATCAAGAAGTGGCTCAGCTATCGCGAGCATGCGCTGCTGGGGCGTGACCTCAAGGTCGACGAGGCCAGGTACGTCACGGAGATGGTGCGCCGCATCGCTGCGCTCGTGCTGATGGGACCGGAGCTCGACACGAACTACGAGCGCGTGAAGGCGGATACGTGGGAGTGGGGGAAGTGA
- a CDS encoding class II aldolase/adducin family protein, with amino-acid sequence MRVEMFELFRDVGRDLFVAGAVTARHGNLSMRFGDRIIITRSGSMLSRLEPDDVMETSMQPSVSDAGCSRELVVHRAVYQATGAQAICHAHPPHTMFRSLVDDVIRPLDSEAGCVIGAEVPVLAPEQAIGSAEAGQLLAQALQHVPIAVLRTHGPFAIGETLWDAWGLIGVLEESCHILDLRDGCGLPLR; translated from the coding sequence GTGCGAGTAGAGATGTTCGAGCTCTTCCGTGACGTCGGCCGCGACCTGTTCGTGGCGGGCGCCGTGACGGCGCGACACGGGAACCTCTCGATGCGGTTCGGAGACCGCATCATCATCACCCGCAGTGGCTCGATGCTGTCCAGACTTGAGCCGGACGATGTCATGGAGACAAGCATGCAGCCGAGCGTCAGTGATGCGGGCTGCAGCCGCGAGCTCGTCGTCCATCGAGCGGTCTACCAGGCGACGGGCGCCCAGGCCATCTGCCACGCGCACCCTCCGCACACGATGTTCCGCTCACTGGTGGATGACGTCATCCGACCCCTCGATTCGGAGGCCGGATGCGTCATCGGTGCCGAAGTGCCGGTGCTGGCGCCCGAGCAGGCGATCGGCTCGGCGGAAGCGGGACAGCTGCTTGCACAGGCGCTTCAGCACGTGCCGATCGCCGTGCTGCGCACGCACGGGCCGTTCGCCATCGGCGAGACTCTGTGGGATGCGTGGGGCCTCATCGGAGTGCTCGAGGAGTCGTGTCACATCCTCGACCTGCGTGATGGGTGCGGCCTCCCGCTGCGCTGA
- a CDS encoding 6-phosphofructokinase, translated as MSEAKPIRRVGMLFSGGPAPAANAVISAAAMSFLNAGIQVIGFLDGYEGLEKYCEECPLIEGRDYLCLTRDLVSGIRTRKDIILRTSRANPGKAITEIRDLADPAKNGQLMAVYASFEKHGVDALVSIGGDDTLKTANYLLKMQELMPELPRTRIVHLPKTIDNDYYGIDWTFGFTSAAHFAAQSIRNIGADARSTKAWYVLEIMGRKAGWLTYAAGIAGEATRLLSVEDVEGEFDAQSEARELVDLIEARAADGREYGVICVAEGLADLLPDGQRPQVVDEHGNSMLGAARIGELLAANIEAEWTRRSGKHRKVRAKQIGYETRCAEPGAFDVLLGSQLGVGAYRALVEEQLTGVMVSVRDQLDLTYVPFGDLIDPATFKTRIRFIRRDSDFYRLARALEYQQVEHEEPKCE; from the coding sequence GTGTCTGAGGCCAAGCCTATTCGCCGTGTTGGGATGCTGTTCTCGGGCGGCCCGGCGCCTGCAGCGAACGCCGTGATCTCGGCGGCGGCGATGTCGTTTCTCAACGCCGGGATTCAGGTGATCGGGTTCCTCGACGGTTATGAGGGACTTGAGAAGTACTGTGAAGAGTGCCCGTTGATCGAGGGTCGGGACTACCTGTGCCTGACACGTGACCTCGTGTCCGGTATTCGGACGCGCAAGGACATCATCCTTCGGACCTCGCGAGCCAACCCCGGTAAGGCGATCACCGAGATTCGCGACCTCGCCGATCCCGCGAAGAACGGTCAGTTGATGGCGGTCTACGCCAGTTTCGAGAAGCATGGCGTCGACGCGCTCGTGTCGATAGGTGGCGACGACACGCTCAAGACGGCGAACTACCTGCTCAAGATGCAGGAGCTCATGCCTGAGCTTCCGCGCACACGGATAGTCCACCTCCCCAAGACCATCGACAACGACTACTACGGAATCGACTGGACGTTCGGTTTCACCTCGGCGGCCCACTTCGCCGCCCAATCCATCCGAAACATCGGTGCGGATGCTCGGTCCACCAAGGCGTGGTACGTCCTGGAGATCATGGGACGCAAAGCGGGCTGGCTCACCTACGCCGCGGGCATAGCCGGCGAGGCCACACGCCTACTCTCCGTCGAGGACGTGGAAGGCGAGTTCGATGCGCAGTCGGAGGCACGCGAACTCGTCGATCTGATCGAGGCCCGTGCCGCTGATGGCCGCGAGTACGGTGTCATCTGCGTAGCAGAGGGGCTGGCTGATCTCCTTCCCGATGGGCAGCGCCCCCAGGTGGTAGACGAGCACGGCAACTCGATGCTGGGTGCGGCACGCATCGGGGAGCTGCTCGCCGCCAACATCGAGGCGGAGTGGACCCGGCGTAGCGGCAAGCACCGCAAGGTACGGGCCAAGCAGATAGGCTACGAGACGCGCTGTGCCGAGCCCGGCGCCTTCGATGTGCTGCTCGGGTCTCAGCTAGGCGTGGGTGCGTACCGGGCGTTGGTCGAGGAGCAGCTCACGGGTGTCATGGTGAGCGTGCGCGACCAGCTCGATCTCACGTACGTGCCGTTCGGCGACCTTATCGATCCCGCCACCTTCAAGACGCGCATTCGGTTCATTCGGCGCGACAGCGACTTCTACCGCCTCGCGCGCGCCCTGGAGTACCAGCAGGTTGAGCACGAAGAGCCAAAGTGCGAGTAG
- a CDS encoding acetyl-CoA carboxylase carboxyltransferase subunit alpha: MARRYVMDFERPLFDLGHKLDELRKLDLSANPELLLEVSALSEEFERLKVDTYLHLDPWARVQISRHPDRPKTENYLAALFTDVIEVHGDRAYGDDEAIFAGLGTLGHRKVVVLGHRKGTDTKSNVRRNFGSPHPEGYRKAMRAMRLADKFGLPIVTFLDTAGAYPGIEAEERGQALAIAESLALLSGVRAPVVVVGIGEGGSGGALAIGFGDRIIMLENAYYSVISPEMCSNILYKDPAQARTAAACLKLTAADLVAAGIADEVVAEPLGGAHRDSDAVLAAVGEAVARALDELMPIGTDDLVERRYARLRAIGEYRS; this comes from the coding sequence ATGGCTCGCCGCTATGTCATGGATTTCGAGCGGCCGCTGTTCGATCTCGGGCACAAGCTCGATGAACTGAGGAAACTCGACCTGTCGGCGAATCCCGAGCTTCTGCTCGAGGTATCGGCGCTGTCGGAGGAGTTCGAACGGCTCAAGGTCGACACCTACCTCCATCTGGACCCGTGGGCTCGCGTGCAGATATCCCGGCATCCGGACCGCCCCAAGACCGAGAACTATCTCGCGGCGCTGTTCACCGACGTGATCGAAGTACACGGCGATCGTGCCTACGGTGACGACGAGGCGATCTTCGCCGGCCTGGGGACGCTCGGCCATCGCAAGGTGGTCGTACTCGGCCATCGAAAGGGCACCGATACCAAGAGCAACGTGAGGCGCAACTTCGGCTCGCCGCACCCCGAGGGGTACCGCAAGGCGATGCGCGCGATGCGCCTGGCCGACAAGTTCGGGCTGCCGATCGTGACGTTCCTCGACACCGCCGGTGCCTACCCGGGAATCGAAGCCGAGGAGCGCGGACAGGCACTGGCTATCGCGGAGTCGTTGGCGCTGTTGTCCGGAGTCCGCGCACCGGTCGTGGTGGTCGGTATCGGCGAAGGCGGGAGTGGCGGGGCGCTGGCGATCGGATTCGGTGACCGCATCATCATGTTGGAGAACGCCTACTACTCCGTCATCAGCCCTGAGATGTGCAGCAACATCCTGTACAAGGACCCCGCACAGGCCAGGACCGCGGCCGCGTGCCTGAAGCTGACGGCCGCCGATCTCGTCGCGGCGGGAATCGCCGACGAAGTCGTGGCCGAACCGCTGGGCGGCGCGCATCGTGACAGTGATGCCGTCTTGGCGGCCGTGGGCGAAGCGGTCGCGCGCGCGCTTGATGAGCTCATGCCGATCGGCACTGACGACCTGGTCGAGCGCCGATATGCTCGGCTGCGCGCCATCGGGGAATACCGCTCCTAG
- the accD gene encoding acetyl-CoA carboxylase, carboxyltransferase subunit beta, with translation MPIADWFSARDSRRYTQAGGEQPPVASDVPDGVWAKCEGCKRTLYEGELVESMRVCRHCGHHFALTAEQRIELLTDAGSFSETETGLLPADPLEFVAAKPYSRSIEAAREKSGLDEAVVTGDATIGGTPIILAVMDFRYIGASMGSVVGEKITRAFESATAKRRPIVIVTASGGARMQEGMYSLMQMAKTSAAAKRHTDAGLAYVSVLTNPTYGGVTASFAVLADVLIAEPGAMIGFAGPRLVEDTIRQKLPKGFQTAEFMLKHGMVDAVVERAALAERVSLLIGYLTAREGQVG, from the coding sequence ATGCCCATCGCAGACTGGTTCTCTGCGCGCGACAGCAGACGATATACGCAGGCCGGTGGCGAGCAGCCTCCGGTTGCCTCTGACGTGCCCGACGGCGTCTGGGCCAAGTGCGAAGGATGCAAGCGCACGCTCTACGAGGGCGAGCTCGTCGAGAGCATGCGGGTGTGTCGACACTGCGGCCATCACTTCGCGCTGACCGCGGAGCAGCGCATCGAGCTGCTCACCGACGCGGGCTCGTTCTCAGAGACCGAGACCGGGCTGCTCCCCGCAGACCCCCTCGAGTTCGTCGCGGCCAAGCCCTACAGCCGTTCGATCGAGGCGGCCCGCGAGAAGTCGGGACTCGACGAGGCGGTCGTGACGGGTGACGCGACCATCGGGGGCACGCCCATCATTCTTGCGGTGATGGACTTTCGCTACATCGGTGCATCCATGGGCTCGGTGGTCGGCGAGAAGATTACGCGCGCATTCGAGTCCGCTACCGCGAAGCGACGGCCTATCGTCATCGTCACCGCATCGGGCGGAGCCCGCATGCAAGAGGGCATGTACTCCCTCATGCAGATGGCCAAGACCAGTGCGGCCGCAAAGCGTCACACGGATGCCGGGCTGGCCTACGTCTCGGTTCTCACCAACCCCACGTACGGAGGGGTGACCGCGAGCTTCGCGGTGCTCGCAGACGTACTCATCGCTGAGCCCGGGGCCATGATCGGCTTTGCCGGGCCCCGGCTCGTCGAGGACACGATCCGGCAGAAGCTGCCCAAGGGCTTCCAGACCGCTGAGTTCATGCTCAAGCACGGCATGGTCGACGCGGTCGTTGAGCGAGCGGCACTTGCTGAGCGAGTTTCCCTACTGATCGGCTACCTGACCGCCCGTGAAGGGCAGGTGGGCTGA
- a CDS encoding aldolase, which produces MPSITRDQVRVPADVPADARETYIDNYLKATRGTGRLMLFACDQKIEHLNDDFYGAGIDAADNEPEHLFRIGSQGVCGILAGQRGLIAAYAADYPDINYLVKINSKSHLVKTSQDPAKHQDDPYSPQLYGIETVIDLVNNGVNVVGVGYTIYLGSDYEANMMSEAGQLIADAHQLGLVVVLWMYPRGMAVANEKDPHLIAGAAGTALCLGADFVKVNPPKGDDAGSSADKLKESSLASGRCGLVCAGGSTVEADVFLQQLWDQIHVGGAKGNATGRNIHQRSLDEAVRLTKAISAITLGDWGVDDAVAVFKGEKDFSL; this is translated from the coding sequence ATGCCGAGCATCACCCGCGACCAGGTTCGGGTACCGGCGGACGTCCCCGCCGACGCGCGCGAGACCTACATCGACAACTACCTGAAGGCGACCAGGGGCACGGGGCGCCTCATGCTGTTCGCCTGTGACCAGAAGATCGAGCACCTTAACGACGACTTCTATGGCGCCGGCATCGACGCGGCGGACAACGAGCCCGAGCACCTGTTCCGCATCGGCAGCCAGGGCGTGTGCGGTATCCTCGCCGGTCAGCGCGGTCTGATTGCCGCCTACGCCGCCGACTATCCGGACATCAACTACCTGGTCAAGATCAACAGCAAGTCGCACCTGGTGAAGACGAGCCAGGATCCGGCCAAGCATCAGGACGACCCGTACTCGCCGCAGCTCTACGGCATCGAGACCGTGATCGACCTCGTCAACAATGGTGTCAACGTTGTGGGCGTGGGCTACACGATCTACCTGGGCTCCGATTACGAGGCCAACATGATGTCTGAGGCCGGTCAGCTGATCGCCGATGCGCATCAGCTTGGACTCGTCGTGGTGCTGTGGATGTATCCGCGCGGCATGGCCGTCGCCAACGAGAAGGACCCGCACCTGATCGCGGGCGCGGCGGGCACGGCACTGTGTCTGGGCGCCGATTTCGTGAAGGTCAACCCGCCCAAGGGCGACGATGCCGGCTCTTCGGCCGACAAGCTGAAGGAGTCCTCGCTTGCGAGCGGCCGCTGCGGGCTGGTCTGCGCCGGCGGTTCCACCGTCGAGGCCGACGTGTTCTTGCAGCAGCTGTGGGACCAGATCCACGTGGGTGGCGCGAAGGGCAACGCGACCGGGCGCAATATCCACCAGCGCTCGCTCGATGAGGCCGTCCGTCTGACGAAGGCGATCAGCGCCATCACGCTTGGTGACTGGGGCGTGGACGACGCTGTGGCTGTCTTCAAGGGCGAGAAGGATTTCTCGCTCTAG